The sequence TGAGTTGGTCGGGCCTGCTGCCGGGCGCCTGCACACTGCGCGCAGCCGAAACGATCAGGTCGCGACCGATTTCAAGATGTGGGTCCGCGATGCAATGGATGCTGCCGATGCTGCATTGGAGCGTCTGCAACGGGCTCTGGTGACGCGCGCTGGTGAACATGCGGACAGCGTCATGCCGGGCTTTACTCATTTGCAAACCGCACAGCCGGTTACGCTGGGCCATCATCTGATGGCTTATTACGAGATGACACGGCGAGATCGGTCCCGGTTTGCGGATGCGCGCGCGCGGCTAAACCAGTCTCCACTGGGCAGTGCGGCGCTTGCCGGAACTGGCTTTCCGATCGACCGCGATATGACGGCTGAGGCTTTGGGCTTTGACGGTCCAACGCAGAACAGCCTTGATGCCGTGTCGGACCGCGATTTCGCGATGGATTATCTGATGGCAGCGGCGCAGTGTTCACTGCATCTCTCGCGTCTGGCGGAGGAAATGGTGACGTGGGCGAGCCAGCTGTTTGGCTTCATCCGGCTTCCCGATGCGCTCAGCACCGGAAGCTCGATCATGCCGCAGAAGAAGAACCCCGATGCAGCGGAGCTCGTGCGCGGCCACGCTGGGCGTATCGTTGGGGCGACTACTGCGCTGATGGTCACGATGAAGGGCCTGCCGCTCGCCTATTCGAAGGATATGCAGGACGATAAGCCGCCGGTGTTCGAAGCTGCCGGCCTGCTCGACCTGTCGCTCGCCGCAATGGCTTCGATGGTTGAAGACACAGCGTTCAACACCGACCGGATGCGCGCGGCGGCAGAGCGCGGCTATGCGACCGCGACCGATTTGGCCGACTGGCTAGTGACGGAGGCTGACATTCCGTTCCGCGAGGCACATCACATTACGGGTGAAGCTGTGCGGCTGGCCGAAACACAAGGTAAGGCGCTTGATGCGCTGGAACTTGCAGACCTGAAAGCCATCGATGAGCGGATTGACGAGCGGGTCTATTCGGCTCTGTCGGTCGATGCATCGGTTGCAGCGCGGGCTTCCTATGGCGGCACTGCGCCAGAGCAGGTACGGCAGCGCGTAGCAGAAGCCCGGCAATCGCTGGGTATGGAGAATTGATGCGTAAAGTCGTTATTCTTGCCGCCGTGATTACCCTTGCTGCCTGCGGGCAGAAGGCCGAGTTGCAGCCCGCTGAGGGTAAGAGCTTGCCCCCTCCAGCTTACGGCGAATCCGAGCGTTCGGACGCCAGAGAGCTTTTGGAGCTCGATCCACTGGCCGCGCCGGAACGCAGCGTGGAGCTGCGAAAACGTTCGGAAGAACGCGAGGATGATCCTTTCGATCTCCCGCCAGAATAGCCCCTTCTTCCCACTAAATTCGGCGTAATTCCATGAATCACTTTCAACTCAGAGACGGCGTTCTGCATTGCGAGGACGTGCCGCTTCCGGCCATCGCTGCAGAGGTTGGTACACCCGTTTACGTTTACTCACGCGCGACACTGCAGCGCCATGCCCGCGTGTTTCGCGAAGGCCTGTCCGCGCTTGATGATCCGCAAATCCACTTTGCGGTAAAATCTAACCCGAACCTCGCGGTGCTCAAAGTGTTGCAGCAAGAGGGATATGGCGCAGACGTAGTTTCTGGCGGCGAACTTGCTCGTGCACTCGCGGCGGACATGGCCCCGGAAAAGATCGTGTTTTCCGGTGTTGGCAAGACCGATGCAGAACTGATGCAGGGGCTGGACGCCGACATTGGCCAGTTCAATCTCGAATCCGAAGAAGAAGGCCGCGAACTGGCCGATATTGCGGCGCAAAACGGCAAGGTTGCTCGCTGCGCCCTGCGGGTAAATCCTGATGTGGATGCGGGTACGCATGAGAAAATCTCCACCGGCAAAGCGGAGAACAAGTTCGGCGTACCGATCAACCGCGCGGCCGAAATTTACGCGATGCTCGCGGCGCTACCGGGACTCGATATGCGCGGCATCGCTGTCCACATCGGCAGTCAGCTTGCAAACCTTGAACCGCTCGAAACTGCCTTTGGCAAAGTCGGCGCTCTGATCGCAGAGCTACGCGGGGCAGGACAGTCAGTAACCCACGCCGACTTGGGCGGAGGGCTTGGTGTGCCTTACAAGGCGGGCGAGACGCTCCCGTCCCCGGCCGAATATGGCGCAATGGTGGCCCGCGTGACTAAGGGCTGGAACGTGGCGCTTGCCTTCGAACCGGGCCGCGTGATTGCGGGCAATGCCGGTGTTTTGCTTACAAAGGTTATTCGCGTGAAGCGCAGCTCCAATGCGAGCCCATTCGTGGTGGTTGATGCGGCGATGAATGATCTCGCGCGGCCAGCGATGTATGGCGCGTGGCACGATATTGACGCCGTCGAGCCCAAGGGACCGCGCAGTGTTTCGCATATTGTCGGGCCGATCTGCGAGACGGGCGATACCTTTGCGATGAACCGCGAAATGGACACGCTCGCCTCAGGCGATTTGGCTGTCTTTCGTACTGCTGGCGCTTACGGCGCAACCATGGCCAGCAGTTACAACAGCCGCGGTTTCGTCGCAGAAGTGCTGGTGGATGGCGACAAGTTCGCTGTGGTTGCTGACCGGCTACTGGCAGGCGCGATCATGGATGCCGAGCGCATTCCCGACTGGCTTGTATGAAGACGCTTCCGCTCTTCCACAAGATTGCTGGAACACGCGTGGTCGTGCTGGGTGACGGAGAGGAAGCCGCTGCGAAAAGGCGGCTGGTCGAGCGTTCCGGCGGAATCTGTGTGGGTGAGCCAGAAGCGCATCACGCCAAGCTTGCGTTTGTAGGCATCGAAGATGAGGCTGAAGCCAAGGCGGCGGCGCTAAGGCTGCGGCGGCTGGGATTGCTCGTCAATGTTGTCGACCGCCCCGCGCTGTGTGAGTTTACTACGCCTGCATTGGTTGACCGCGACCCTGTTTTGATAGCGGTTGGCACAGGCGGAGCCTCTGCCGGACTCGCAAAACATATTCGGTTGCGGCTTGAAGCAATGCTGCCGGCGCGGCTTGGTGATTTGGCCAATGGGCTTGCGGCGGCACGCGCAAAACTGCGTGAGAGATTTCCTGATGGCGTTCAACGCAGGCAAGCGCTCGATGCGGCCTTGGCTGAGGGCGGGGCGCTTGATCCTCTGGGCAGTCACTCGGACAGTTCGGTTGACGATTGGCTCGCCCGCACGGGTGATCCTGCGGCCAGCGAGCGTGTATCGCTGACTATAAGCAGCGATGATCCAGAGGACCTGACATTGCGGCAGGCACGGCTTCTTGGAAGGGCGGATACAGTGCTGTCTGATGCCGGAATTGCAAAGGCTATTATCGACCGCGCCCGCGCTGATGCTGTTCGGCTTAACCTTGCGGATAATCCCGGTGAACTGACCGGTCTGACGGTGGAGCTCCGCCGCGCTTAGCCTTCGGCTGGAGCAATCAATATATTCATGACGGCGCTGGCGATGGGGTTAGCGCGGTCATCTTGCCACGCCTCGACCAGCACATGGCCGTTGCGCCGACCGACGCGGTGAATGCGCCCGGCGGCATAGGTGGTTTGCGACTTGCCGCCGCGCAGGAATTGGATCGAAACGTTGATCGGCTTCAGCGCGCGGTCACTGTCTTCGGCGTCCAGATGCGCGCGTAAAGCAGCAAAGCCTGCCATTTCGAGCAGACCGCTGATCGCGCCACCATGCAGATAGCCAGGGCGCCCTTGCACATGATCGGCAAAGTCCATCGCTAGAATGGGCGTGGTGCCTTCGACCTGATCGACCACAATGCCCAGCGCTTCGGCGTAGGGCGGAAGCACGAAATTATCAGACAGATTTGTCATGCGCGTGGCGCCTGCAATGTCATGAATACGCCGGCGACATGGGCCACGGGATCGTCCGGATCACCATCATGGGCGATCCCGCGTACGAATGCCGCAGACTTGGTCAGTTTGTAGCATTCGCCGCGCCCGATAACCGTGTGCTGCGGCCGCGCTGGGCGGGTGTAATCGACGCGCAGATCGAGCGTTGCCTGACCGACGAACTTGCCGCGCTTCGTCCAGGCTGAAAGTGCAGTCGCCATGTCCATCATCGCGATGATCGGGCCTGAGGCGATAATGCCCGTTTCGGGCTGGCCAACCAGCTTTTCCTGCCATGGCAAAGCAAGTTCAACCCAGTCCGGGCCGTGGTTAAGATACTCGGTACCCAGCCAGCCGGAATGGCCATGCTGTAGCAGGACGGCGGCCTTGCTGGGGTCGAAAAAACTGGGGTCGTTTGTCATCCTGCAAATCTCTGCGGTGCCTAGCTGCGCATTACAATATTTTAATTTCACGCAGGGGTATTTCGCGGGTCAACGAGAACCCGTCGCGCAAACTGCGGCAGCACGGAGCATCACAATGAACCTGCCCAAAATTGACTTATCCGCCCTGCCAGACTTGGACACACTTACTGGTGTATTCGGCAGCATGTCTGACTTCAGCCCCATGGTGATGGATGACAGCGTCGTCATCATCATGGTCTATATTTACGAGATCATCCCGCCATCCGCCGCAGTGGCCTTGGCGTAGGGACGAAGGGGCGATGCGTATCGACCCTGCCTTGTGCGCGCTGCGGAGCGATCCGGCTCCGCAGCGCCTGGCGCAAGCGCGTATCGAGCAAGCTAAACAGGCGTGGCAAGGCGGCCCGCTGGTTGCCGGTGTCGCTGCAGGCTTGAAATTATACAGCGGCGGCGAACATTTGAACGATTGCGGAGAGTTGGCAGCGCTATTTGCGAAGCAGGCGCGCGGGCCGGAGTATGTTTCGAAGCTGATGGATCATTTTCTGGTCGCTCTTGCCGAAGAGCCACTTGGCCAAATGCCTTTCCGTCATGACTTTCGCGAAGGCTATTCGACGCTGGTATTGGCGACAGAGGGCAGTGCCACCCTATCGCTCCATTGTTCCGTACCAGAAGCGAATACTGCTGCGTCACCTGCGAGCTCGGTACGCTTTTCGAGCGGTGAAAGGCATGAAGTTGCTATCGCGGGCCGTGCTGACATTCGATTGATCGAGCGGAAGTTGCGCACCATGACGCCAGCGAGCATGACCGAGCGCGTAGTGCAGACAGAAGCGGGCGACGTTCTTGCGCTTGATAGCGACCTCCAAGCGACGATCATCGATAAGATTTACGGGCGCCTGTTGCGCCTTCGGCTTGTCCGAGCCCCCTCAGACCCAGCGCCAAGCCAGCAATATTTGATCGAAACCGGGGAGCTGATCCATCAGGCTGCAGGGGACCAGGGGGAAAGCCGGCAGGAGCTGATGTTGGCTTTGCTTGGCCGGATGAAGCGCGCTGATGCGGCCCCTATCATGGCAGAGATGACCAATGAGGGCGGCGATCATTTGCGCTGGCAGGCGCAGCGCGAATGCCTCGCTCTGGATGCTGCAAGCGGGTTTGCTGCCCTCAGCAAAATGGCCGAGAACACTGGCGATTCTCTCGCAACCCCGGCGTGCGCGCTGCGGGCGCAATTGCTGGAAACATATCCGGCCCTGGAAGCGCTGAATCAGGAGACTGCACCATGCCCCGCGTAATGGAAGTGGCTGCTGCGCCGCCTTGCAACTTGGATGAATGCATCACTGCAATCACGGATGCCGGATTTGAGCCAGGTGAGGAAGAAAGCCTGCAACATGGTGCCAACTGGCTCGCGAGGCTGGGCCGCAACAAGAGCTTCCTAGGCGACATGATGCTGGACGAGCTGGCAAATCGCCACTGCGAAGACGATCCGCGCAGCGCCTACGGTCCGCAAGTGATCATGCTTTCGCGTCCGGCAGAGGGCTTCTTCATGCGCGCAAATATCTGGCCGTCGGCGCAGGAACACAGTTACCGTGCGAGTGGGAGCTCATCCTTCGTCTATGATCTGCCGCATGATCACAATTTCGACTTTCTCACAGTCGGCTACTTCGGGCCGGGCTATGAAAGTGATTATTACGAATATGATTTCGACAAAGCGCAGGGATATCCGGGCGAGAAAGCCAATCTGCGTTTTGTAGAACGAAGCGCGCTCAGTGAGGGCAGGGTGCTGCATTACCGCGCCCACCGCGACGTTCACCGGCAGTTGCCGCCAAAGTCGCTGTCCGTTTCGCTCAACATATTGAAGTCTGATCCTGCCCAAGGGTGGTTCGATCAATATCGCTTCGACATTGAGCGAGATGAAATTGCGGGCATCATCAGCCACGGTTCGGGTGAAGTATTTCTCCGGTGCGCTGTCGGCATGGGCGGGGCCGAGGCAGTGGATATAGCTGAGCGTTTTGGTCATCAGCATCCCAGTGACCGTATGCGCCTCGCTGCATGGGAGGCGCGGGCCTCGCTATGCGGCGATGATACCGAGCAAGACGCGCTGTGGCGCGATGCCGAACGGTCCGGCAGCCGGATGATAGCGATGGAGGCTAAGCGTCGCCGTGCGGCTCTGGCCGAAACCTAGAAAGCGTTACCGGCCAGTGCATCTATCGCAGCTTGCAGGATTACAGCAGCAGCGTGGGAGTCGATTCGTTCAGCCCGTTTAGCGCGGCTGAAATCTTGCGCGATCAGGTCGCGTTCGGCGCTGGCAGTCGACAAGCGCTCGTCCCACATCAGGATCGGCAGGCCTAGATCGGCCAGGTTGCGGGCATAGGCACGGCTGGCCTGCGCGCGCGGGCCTTCGCTGGCATCCATATTGAGCGGCAGGCCGATAACGATGCCAGCAGCGCTCCGATCTTTGATCAGAGCCTCGATAGCGCCGCGGTCGCGTGTGAATTTGCCTCTCGGCAAAGTCTTACCCGCCGTCGCAAAGCGCCAACCAGCATCGCAAAATGCCGTGCCAATGGTCTTCGTGCCGAGGTCTAGCGCCATCAGCACGCCGCCGTTCGGGAATGCGTCCCGAAACGGCGGTGCCATATCGTGGATCAGCGCGCTGCCTGCCATGCGCGGGCGCGGCGGGCCACGTCCTCCTGCAAATTCCGCCAGAACAGCGGGATGTCATAGACGTGATAGTTATTGCCAGGAAGCACTGCAGAGCCAAGCTTCGGCGGATCACCGATCAGCAGAACACCATTTTCCCCGCAGCGAGCGGGAACTGCGTTCGCAACCAGTTCAGCGGTTTCCATCGCATCATCCGGCACCAGCGTGCCGAGATTGTCCGAAGCGGGCGCGCTGCCGCCGGTCTGACCAGTGAGAGGGTTGGTGCAAAGGATTGTACTGTCACCGCGCAGTTCGCCATCGAAGCCCGTGGAGGCCGCGTAATAACGCATCAGCATCGAAGGATCAGCGGGTTCAGCAAAGCTGCTCCAGCTCACGATACAGCCGGGCTGCGCTGCGGTTTCACAAGCAGGGATGCCAAGTGCGGGCAGATCATGTTCGACCGAAATCGGCCAACCGATGGGATAGACCGCTGCGAGACGCGCTTCGAGCGGTGTACCGATGACCTTTTCCTGCAACAGCCGCAGCAGGTGGAGTGCGCCTTGGCTGTGGCCGGCCAGCACGATGGGTTGGTCAGCATCGATGCTTTGGGTGAAGTAGGCGAAAGCCTGTTCGACATCGCGGTAGGCGGCATCGATGGCCTGTTGCGCTTCGGGTTTGTCGGTCAGGAACGCGCCGACCGCTGCTTGGCGGTACTTCGGGGCCCAGATTTCGTCAGCTGCATTGAACGGGCTGGCGAGACCGCGAAGGAACAATCGCGCGCGGCTCTCGGCGGTTTCGTCACCCAGCGAGGCATTCCACTGCGTATCGCTCTTGATGCCGAGCGGTAGATAGCTCGTTGGGTGAACGAAGAAGACGGCAAAGTCGGGCGTTTCAGGGATGATTTCAGCGACCTGTTCGGCGCGCTCGGCTGCGGGCACAGGGGCGGCTCGCACTTGCGTCGACGGATTGAGCGGCGAGGGCGGTTTGGGCGCTTCGGCGCGCGGTGCAGGTTGCCAGCGCGATGGATCAGATACGCCAATCCCGGGCCGCGAATACCACATCGCAGGGTCTTCATAAGCGTTTTGCTCAAGCGCGACTTGTTCGACAAACTCTGTGCGCGGCACGAAAGCGAATTCCGTTGCCTCACGCTGCCAGATGTTGAGCGCCATAAAGCCGCCAATCACGAGCACGATCAGAAAGGCAACCAGATAGAGGAACTTGCGAGCCATTAGTAAGGTGGTCTCCTAAGCGGGGGCTTCATCGTTTGTGCCATCATCTTCTGTGTCGCCATCGAGCCGGTCAGCCCGGCTTTCCAACCCGGTTTTCACCATGGCGAGCAATGGATCCGCCAGAGCGAGCCCCAGAATTCCGAACAACACACCCAGAACCAGCTGCGTTGCCAGCACCAACGCCGGGGCCAAGTCCACTGCTTTGCGCGCAATCATCGGCACGAGCAAATAGCCATCGATGGTCTGGACGAAGAAGTAGACGAAGATCGTATAGATCCCCATGTCGACCCCGCCGGAGAAGCCAACCAACACCATCAAGATGCCCGAGAGCAGCGCGCCGAGGTTGGGGATGAAGGCCAGCATTCCCGTCAGCAGCCCCAGCAGCGCAGCCATCGGCACACCATAAAGCGCGAGCATGGCCCAAGTGAACAGCCCCTCGATCACCATGCCCACGATCCGGCCGAACAGCAGGCGGCGCATCGCAAAACCCATCCGAGATGCTGTGTGATAGAAATTGCGGCGGTGCGCACGCGGCAGCATCCATGCGACGCCGCGCTCATAGATAT comes from Altererythrobacter sp. ZODW24 and encodes:
- the argH gene encoding argininosuccinate lyase → MWGGRFAGGPSAIMREINASIPFDKALWRQDILASQAHVAMLAAQKIVSAEDAETISIGLDRIASEYEADGVPEDWDLEDIHMTTESRLTELVGPAAGRLHTARSRNDQVATDFKMWVRDAMDAADAALERLQRALVTRAGEHADSVMPGFTHLQTAQPVTLGHHLMAYYEMTRRDRSRFADARARLNQSPLGSAALAGTGFPIDRDMTAEALGFDGPTQNSLDAVSDRDFAMDYLMAAAQCSLHLSRLAEEMVTWASQLFGFIRLPDALSTGSSIMPQKKNPDAAELVRGHAGRIVGATTALMVTMKGLPLAYSKDMQDDKPPVFEAAGLLDLSLAAMASMVEDTAFNTDRMRAAAERGYATATDLADWLVTEADIPFREAHHITGEAVRLAETQGKALDALELADLKAIDERIDERVYSALSVDASVAARASYGGTAPEQVRQRVAEARQSLGMEN
- a CDS encoding lipoprotein, whose translation is MRKVVILAAVITLAACGQKAELQPAEGKSLPPPAYGESERSDARELLELDPLAAPERSVELRKRSEEREDDPFDLPPE
- the lysA gene encoding diaminopimelate decarboxylase, whose amino-acid sequence is MNHFQLRDGVLHCEDVPLPAIAAEVGTPVYVYSRATLQRHARVFREGLSALDDPQIHFAVKSNPNLAVLKVLQQEGYGADVVSGGELARALAADMAPEKIVFSGVGKTDAELMQGLDADIGQFNLESEEEGRELADIAAQNGKVARCALRVNPDVDAGTHEKISTGKAENKFGVPINRAAEIYAMLAALPGLDMRGIAVHIGSQLANLEPLETAFGKVGALIAELRGAGQSVTHADLGGGLGVPYKAGETLPSPAEYGAMVARVTKGWNVALAFEPGRVIAGNAGVLLTKVIRVKRSSNASPFVVVDAAMNDLARPAMYGAWHDIDAVEPKGPRSVSHIVGPICETGDTFAMNREMDTLASGDLAVFRTAGAYGATMASSYNSRGFVAEVLVDGDKFAVVADRLLAGAIMDAERIPDWLV
- a CDS encoding NAD(P)-dependent oxidoreductase; the protein is MKTLPLFHKIAGTRVVVLGDGEEAAAKRRLVERSGGICVGEPEAHHAKLAFVGIEDEAEAKAAALRLRRLGLLVNVVDRPALCEFTTPALVDRDPVLIAVGTGGASAGLAKHIRLRLEAMLPARLGDLANGLAAARAKLRERFPDGVQRRQALDAALAEGGALDPLGSHSDSSVDDWLARTGDPAASERVSLTISSDDPEDLTLRQARLLGRADTVLSDAGIAKAIIDRARADAVRLNLADNPGELTGLTVELRRA
- a CDS encoding PaaI family thioesterase, with the protein product MTNLSDNFVLPPYAEALGIVVDQVEGTTPILAMDFADHVQGRPGYLHGGAISGLLEMAGFAALRAHLDAEDSDRALKPINVSIQFLRGGKSQTTYAAGRIHRVGRRNGHVLVEAWQDDRANPIASAVMNILIAPAEG
- a CDS encoding PaaI family thioesterase; this encodes MTNDPSFFDPSKAAVLLQHGHSGWLGTEYLNHGPDWVELALPWQEKLVGQPETGIIASGPIIAMMDMATALSAWTKRGKFVGQATLDLRVDYTRPARPQHTVIGRGECYKLTKSAAFVRGIAHDGDPDDPVAHVAGVFMTLQAPRA
- a CDS encoding transposase, whose product is MPRVMEVAAAPPCNLDECITAITDAGFEPGEEESLQHGANWLARLGRNKSFLGDMMLDELANRHCEDDPRSAYGPQVIMLSRPAEGFFMRANIWPSAQEHSYRASGSSSFVYDLPHDHNFDFLTVGYFGPGYESDYYEYDFDKAQGYPGEKANLRFVERSALSEGRVLHYRAHRDVHRQLPPKSLSVSLNILKSDPAQGWFDQYRFDIERDEIAGIISHGSGEVFLRCAVGMGGAEAVDIAERFGHQHPSDRMRLAAWEARASLCGDDTEQDALWRDAERSGSRMIAMEAKRRRAALAET
- the ruvX gene encoding Holliday junction resolvase RuvX; the encoded protein is MAGSALIHDMAPPFRDAFPNGGVLMALDLGTKTIGTAFCDAGWRFATAGKTLPRGKFTRDRGAIEALIKDRSAAGIVIGLPLNMDASEGPRAQASRAYARNLADLGLPILMWDERLSTASAERDLIAQDFSRAKRAERIDSHAAAVILQAAIDALAGNAF
- a CDS encoding DUF3089 domain-containing protein; the protein is MARKFLYLVAFLIVLVIGGFMALNIWQREATEFAFVPRTEFVEQVALEQNAYEDPAMWYSRPGIGVSDPSRWQPAPRAEAPKPPSPLNPSTQVRAAPVPAAERAEQVAEIIPETPDFAVFFVHPTSYLPLGIKSDTQWNASLGDETAESRARLFLRGLASPFNAADEIWAPKYRQAAVGAFLTDKPEAQQAIDAAYRDVEQAFAYFTQSIDADQPIVLAGHSQGALHLLRLLQEKVIGTPLEARLAAVYPIGWPISVEHDLPALGIPACETAAQPGCIVSWSSFAEPADPSMLMRYYAASTGFDGELRGDSTILCTNPLTGQTGGSAPASDNLGTLVPDDAMETAELVANAVPARCGENGVLLIGDPPKLGSAVLPGNNYHVYDIPLFWRNLQEDVARRARAWQAAR
- a CDS encoding AI-2E family transporter encodes the protein MTKTTKKADSSGEIGASPARIRNPELRAEAWRALVWVAIVGIAALAVYLSQSLLVIFGAIVFASMIDGGTRLLGRVLKIGRAWRVMIVLVLSSAFLVWLVLFAGSQISREAAELPAIVINQTEILLQWAQRQGFEIELQDVTGVAGNLMSGVGTVTRAIGGLVGGLTTMVLIVIIGIYLAAEPNIYERGVAWMLPRAHRRNFYHTASRMGFAMRRLLFGRIVGMVIEGLFTWAMLALYGVPMAALLGLLTGMLAFIPNLGALLSGILMVLVGFSGGVDMGIYTIFVYFFVQTIDGYLLVPMIARKAVDLAPALVLATQLVLGVLFGILGLALADPLLAMVKTGLESRADRLDGDTEDDGTNDEAPA